From a single Oreochromis niloticus isolate F11D_XX linkage group LG4, O_niloticus_UMD_NMBU, whole genome shotgun sequence genomic region:
- the LOC100710863 gene encoding proton channel OTOP2, whose amino-acid sequence MSISSCYECNCLTMGNQCEPCRMMAQDKETEEFHQSNDINSPGQEGSKDEPELKIFSAEVGKEKSQSWGWMGSWIICVNILILGSVLVTGSTHEEINIKAYHLQIFLIIILLLTSMWMISYSIYTARNKNAVNYKDAHAGPTWLRGGLVLFGVLSIIMDIFKIASYVGYLHCDSAVKVAFPVVQIVFIFVQTYFLWVHSKDCVQLQKNISCCGLMLTLSTNLVLWMTAVAEESVHQTLVPTDLSNITKLDGRSFYISRASYGDHECKCSHSSCSIFKDAYYYLYPFNIEYSLFASAMAYVMWKNVGRLVGEHGHAKIKFHLKGIYIGPTFGILLVIAGLATFIAYEIEMKNEDANTREKALMMHFVMNIVIVSLMSIVTVIGMTIYRVDYREHVSEKSPTRNLDVGLLVGVSLGQFVISYFSIIAMIATGVKGPLNGLNLSFAIIMVIQLGLQNFFIIEGLHREPFHEVKEPSVIVNPYVVEPSNDMNNHEVSNTNTKTSPDMPEDNLHGNKIQYKYKLLWKRRVLKEVCMFLLMGNIILWIMPAFGARPQFDHTTETEFYKFNVWAPVVNVGLPFGIFYRMHSVANLFEVFLIS is encoded by the exons ATGTCTATCAGCTCTTGCTACGAGTGTAACTGTTTGACCATGGGAAATCAATGTGAACCCTGCAGAATGATGGCCCAGGACAAGGAAACAGAGGAGTTCCACCAGTCAAACGACATAAATTCACCTGGTCAGGAGGGAAGCAAGGATGAACCCGAACTGAAgatcttttctgcagaagttgGGAAGGAAAAAAGCCAAAGTTGGGGATGGATGGGATCTTGGATCATATGTGTAAACATTTTGATCCTGGGCAGTGTCTTGGTCACCGGGAGTACTCATGAAGAAATAAATATCAAAGCCTATCACCTGCAGATTttcctcatcatcatcctcctgcTTACCTCCATGTGGATGATTTCTTACAGCATCTACACAGCCAGGAATAAAAATGCTGTCAATTACAAGGATGCCCACGCTGGGCCAACATGGCTCAGAG GAGGACTTGTGCTGTTTGGAGTCCTCAGCATTATCATGGATATTTTCAAGATTGCCAGCTATGTGGGATACCTCCACTGTGATTCTGCAGTTAAAGTTGCATTTCCCGTGGTGCAAattgttttcatatttgtgCAG ACATACTTCTTGTGGGTCCATTCCAAAGACTGCGTGCAGCTACAAAAGAACATTTCTTG CTGTGGGCTGATGCTCACCCTCTCCACAAATCTGGTTCTGTGGATGACTGCAGTTGCTGAGGAGTCTGTTCACCAAACGTTAGTTCCCACCGATCTGAGCAATATCACTAAACTTGATGGGCGAAGCTTTTACATCAGTAGAG CAAGTTATGGAGACCATGAGTGTAAGTGCAGCCACTCTTCATGTAGCATCTTCAAGGATGCCTACTACTACTTGTACCCTTTCAATATCGAGTACAGCCTCTTTGCCTCTGCTATGGCCTACGTCATGTGGAAAAACGTGGGTCGATTAGTAGGTGAACATGGGCACGCCAAAATCAAATTCCATCTTAAAGGCATATATATCGGCCCTACTTTTGGAATCCTGTTAGTGATCGCAGGGCTGGCGACCTTCATTGCATATGAgatagaaatgaaaaatgaagatgCAAATACCAGAGAAAAAGCATTGATGATGCACTTTGTCATGAATATAGTCATAGTGAGCCTCATGTCTATTGTGACTGTGATTGGCATGACGATTTACAGGGTTGATTACCGCGAACACGTGTCAGAAAAAAGTCCCACACGCAACCTGGATGTGGGGTTGCTGGTCGGAGTCTCACTGGGACAGTTCGTCATTAGCTATTTCAGTATCATAGCCATGATTGCAACAGGAGTCAAAGGCCCCCTGAATGGGCTCAATCTGTCCTTTGCCATAATTATGGTGATCCAGCTTGGCCTGCAGAACTTTTTCATCATTGAAGGTCTGCATCGGGAGCCTTTTCATGAAGTGAAGGAACCATCTGTGATTGTAAATCCTTATGTGGTGGAGCCCAGCAATGACATGAACAACCACGAAGTCTCAAACACGAACACAAAGACAAGCCCTGATATGCCAGAAGATAACCTGCATGGCAACAAGATACAGTACAAATACAAACTGTTGTGGAAGCGACGAGTGTTGAAGGAGGTCTGCATGTTTTTGCTGATGGGAAACATCATT ctgtGGATCATGCCTGCATTCGGTGCTCGTCCTCAGTTTGACCACACCACTGAAACTGAATTCTACAAATTCAACGTATGGGCTCCTGTTGTAAACGTGGGACTTCCTTTTGGCATCTTTTACCGAATGCATTCGGTTGCCAACCTTTTTGAGGTGTTTCTGATATCATAA